The Stygiolobus azoricus genome window below encodes:
- a CDS encoding TatD family hydrolase: MYIDVHAHIDSKEFDQDRDAIVNECEITIVNAGVDLESNLRSLELEKKYKNIIAAVGFHPEFIKDKENEIEKCLELTNNAKIISEIGLDYYWIKDSELRKKQIKILSLFLERAEKHRKTAIIHVRGGMNDLLSLLPSYKVRFAIHAYEGSIRDAKRIVDLGGLISVPPVLIRDKYRQEVVKEIDLDYLVTETDSPFLGPEKYIRNKPCNVSLTIKKISELKKIEEKEVIQRIRKNFEEKILP; encoded by the coding sequence ATGTACATAGATGTCCATGCTCATATAGACTCAAAGGAATTTGATCAGGATAGAGATGCGATAGTAAATGAATGTGAAATAACAATTGTAAATGCAGGAGTAGACCTTGAAAGTAATCTTAGAAGTTTAGAACTAGAAAAGAAATATAAGAACATTATAGCTGCTGTAGGTTTCCATCCTGAATTCATTAAAGATAAGGAAAATGAGATAGAGAAATGTTTGGAGCTAACAAACAACGCTAAAATCATAAGCGAAATAGGCCTTGATTATTATTGGATAAAGGATAGCGAATTAAGAAAGAAGCAAATTAAGATTCTTTCTCTCTTTCTAGAGAGAGCCGAAAAACACAGAAAAACTGCTATAATCCATGTCAGAGGAGGGATGAATGATTTATTGTCTTTATTACCATCTTACAAGGTTCGTTTTGCTATTCATGCTTATGAAGGCAGCATTAGAGACGCAAAAAGAATAGTTGATCTTGGGGGTCTTATTTCAGTACCTCCAGTACTAATAAGAGATAAATACAGACAAGAGGTAGTAAAAGAGATCGACTTAGATTATCTAGTAACGGAAACCGATTCCCCATTTCTCGGTCCCGAAAAGTACATAAGAAATAAACCTTGTAACGTGTCTTTAACAATTAAAAAGATAAGCGAATTAAAGAAAATTGAAGAGAAAGAAGTTATTCAAAGAATAAGGAAAAATTTTGAAGAAAAAATTTTACCTTAG
- a CDS encoding AbrB/MazE/SpoVT family DNA-binding domain-containing protein, producing the protein MSVEEIVKVSRNYQVTIPAKIRQKFQIKEGDLVRVIYDENENVVKIQVLKEPWK; encoded by the coding sequence ATGAGTGTAGAGGAAATAGTTAAAGTTTCACGTAACTATCAGGTGACAATACCGGCTAAAATAAGGCAAAAATTCCAGATAAAAGAAGGAGATCTAGTTAGAGTGATCTACGACGAAAACGAAAACGTAGTAAAGATACAAGTGCTTAAGGAACCTTGGAAGTAA
- the lrs14 gene encoding HTH-type transcriptional regulator Lrs14, with amino-acid sequence MSQTHISGARVKLPSGKDAGLVDILSFCYGLSETDVQVLVALAKADAKGTEDLEEDLKLSKASINRSLNKLLEMGLVMRIKEPGNKAGRPRYLYKTRGYKELKEKILEDIRNCAESMAKLVDQEFSISETSEDIASAKNQGFVESK; translated from the coding sequence ATGTCTCAAACACATATTTCTGGTGCTAGAGTAAAGCTACCTTCAGGAAAAGATGCGGGGCTAGTAGATATACTATCTTTCTGCTATGGACTATCCGAAACAGACGTACAAGTACTAGTTGCCTTGGCTAAGGCTGATGCTAAAGGGACTGAGGATCTTGAGGAAGATCTAAAGCTCTCAAAGGCTTCGATCAACAGAAGTTTAAATAAATTACTCGAAATGGGTCTTGTTATGAGGATAAAGGAACCTGGAAATAAGGCCGGGAGGCCAAGATATCTGTATAAGACAAGAGGATATAAGGAACTCAAAGAGAAAATCCTTGAAGATATAAGGAATTGTGCCGAAAGTATGGCAAAGCTTGTAGATCAGGAGTTCAGTATCTCAGAGACCTCTGAAGATATAGCGAGTGCTAAAAATCAGGGATTTGTAGAGTCTAAATAG
- a CDS encoding amidohydrolase: MEIRNNTYTLRNCRYIVNPTGEIRKSENIVIQNGIIKSVGRELEGDEIDCSDYIVIPGLVNSHTHSPMTVLRGYYDDAELEDWLNKIWEFEKTKFTKELMKIGSELAILEMLGNGTTAFVDMYFNPDQVAELAEKYKIRAFAGYTFLDSLFDPYEIDKKQRRLKKNEYFVPIINVHSIYAVSENTLKIAKQLAEELQTWIHIHVSETRKELYTIKKRNGLFPVEYLAKLGLVNQKLQMVHLGWVASWEIETIKRNGSTVTYCPTSNMKLATGGSFPFKEMLKNGINITLGTDGTASNNSLDMFQEMKIGVLLQRQMYWNVETKAIDLFQSSTINGYRLLGIKGGLIKEGYVGDLVLIDSHFVYPLSQDKLFSHLVYYVDGRYVSKVIVNGIIHDKDNILRILAEKVKLLENSYLDSTNP; this comes from the coding sequence GTGGAGATTCGTAATAACACATATACGTTAAGGAACTGCAGGTATATTGTAAACCCTACCGGTGAGATAAGAAAGAGCGAGAATATAGTAATTCAGAATGGTATCATTAAAAGTGTCGGTAGGGAATTAGAAGGAGACGAGATAGATTGCTCTGACTACATTGTAATCCCCGGTCTGGTAAATTCACATACTCATTCTCCGATGACAGTCCTAAGAGGTTATTATGATGATGCTGAACTCGAAGATTGGTTAAACAAGATATGGGAATTTGAGAAAACCAAATTCACAAAAGAGCTAATGAAAATTGGAAGTGAGCTCGCTATTCTCGAAATGTTAGGGAATGGGACGACAGCTTTTGTAGATATGTACTTTAACCCAGATCAAGTAGCGGAACTAGCTGAGAAGTATAAGATAAGAGCTTTTGCAGGATACACTTTTTTAGATAGTTTATTCGACCCATATGAGATTGATAAAAAACAAAGGAGATTAAAAAAGAACGAGTATTTTGTACCCATAATTAACGTACATAGCATTTACGCTGTGTCGGAAAATACTCTGAAAATTGCAAAACAGTTAGCTGAAGAGCTACAAACTTGGATACATATACACGTATCAGAAACCAGAAAAGAACTCTATACTATTAAGAAGAGAAATGGCTTATTTCCCGTCGAGTATCTAGCTAAACTTGGATTAGTTAACCAGAAACTTCAGATGGTTCATCTAGGCTGGGTAGCGAGCTGGGAAATAGAGACTATTAAGAGGAATGGTTCCACCGTTACTTACTGTCCTACATCGAACATGAAACTCGCCACCGGAGGTAGCTTTCCGTTTAAAGAAATGCTAAAAAATGGTATTAACATTACCTTGGGAACTGACGGTACAGCAAGTAATAATTCACTAGACATGTTTCAGGAAATGAAAATCGGCGTATTACTTCAGAGACAGATGTATTGGAATGTGGAAACCAAAGCAATTGACCTATTCCAGTCTAGTACAATAAACGGCTATAGATTATTGGGAATTAAAGGAGGGTTAATAAAGGAAGGGTACGTTGGTGACTTGGTTCTGATTGACAGTCATTTTGTTTACCCTCTTTCACAAGACAAACTTTTCTCTCATTTAGTTTACTATGTAGACGGCAGATACGTAAGTAAGGTGATAGTTAACGGTATCATTCACGATAAGGACAATATCCTGAGAATTTTAGCTGAGAAGGTAAAATTACTCGAAAATAGCTATTTAGACTCTACAAATCCCTGA
- a CDS encoding diphthine--ammonia ligase translates to MRVCTLFSGGKDSTFALHWGVFKGFEVTCLITLLPKKDYSWMFQVPNVEFTKYQAEVLGLDIIQYPTSGEKDKELEDLKQALKLAKEVKGIDGIITGALLSDYQRLNINIISEELGLKTYSPLWRKDQKEYMRELIRNGFKFIITSASAYGFPFELVGKVIESQDVETIIKAAEKYGFNPAFEGGEAETFVVYAPLFKRELKIEGEKIKISEYEWRFVITHIR, encoded by the coding sequence ATGAGAGTTTGTACTCTCTTCTCTGGTGGAAAGGATAGCACTTTTGCACTTCATTGGGGTGTATTCAAAGGTTTTGAAGTAACTTGTCTTATAACTCTCCTTCCGAAAAAGGATTATTCGTGGATGTTTCAAGTCCCTAATGTTGAGTTTACTAAATATCAAGCTGAAGTGCTAGGCCTGGACATAATCCAATATCCTACATCTGGAGAAAAAGATAAGGAATTGGAAGATCTAAAACAAGCTTTAAAATTAGCTAAAGAGGTAAAAGGGATAGATGGAATAATAACGGGGGCATTACTTTCGGATTACCAAAGGCTAAACATTAATATAATATCGGAAGAACTTGGACTGAAAACCTACTCCCCCCTGTGGAGGAAAGATCAAAAGGAGTATATGAGGGAGTTAATAAGAAACGGTTTTAAATTTATTATAACATCCGCCTCTGCTTACGGCTTTCCATTTGAACTAGTTGGTAAAGTTATAGAAAGTCAAGACGTAGAGACTATAATTAAAGCAGCTGAAAAATACGGTTTCAATCCGGCTTTCGAGGGAGGAGAGGCCGAGACATTCGTAGTGTATGCCCCACTTTTTAAGAGAGAATTAAAGATAGAAGGCGAGAAAATTAAGATAAGTGAATACGAGTGGAGATTCGTAATAACACATATACGTTAA
- a CDS encoding class I SAM-dependent methyltransferase, producing MLVPFVPTPYEVAREMLRCVKAGKNDVVLDLGAGIGNILKIAKEEFNVKLAVGVEIDRKLCREAYKNNNREFEIICGDMLTLAPILLPKADILVSYLSTRTNELLEPLIIQNGKKGLRIASNDFQYPNLRLVEKRRVTAEGILGPTEHTIYCYEL from the coding sequence GTGTTAGTTCCGTTTGTACCAACACCATACGAAGTCGCTAGGGAAATGTTGAGGTGTGTAAAGGCTGGTAAAAATGACGTTGTCCTAGATTTAGGTGCTGGAATAGGAAATATTTTGAAAATAGCTAAGGAGGAATTTAATGTAAAATTAGCTGTAGGAGTAGAAATCGATAGAAAACTATGCAGAGAAGCTTACAAAAATAACAATAGAGAATTTGAAATAATTTGCGGAGATATGTTAACTCTAGCCCCGATCTTACTACCAAAAGCAGACATACTAGTCTCTTACTTATCAACAAGGACAAACGAGCTTTTAGAACCATTAATAATTCAGAATGGTAAAAAAGGACTAAGAATTGCCTCTAATGATTTTCAATATCCGAACTTAAGACTAGTTGAAAAAAGAAGAGTTACGGCTGAAGGTATATTAGGGCCTACAGAACACACGATATATTGTTATGAGCTATGA